The following are encoded in a window of Brettanomyces bruxellensis chromosome 9, complete sequence genomic DNA:
- a CDS encoding uncharacterized protein (BUSCO:EOG09264KTU) — MTGEDDLNDGLDYKFEASEDEGVSVPKENEDQSDNEQKTEQEEEEKKSKSNKRKNTDKEKLKEKKKRKLEYDTAEKKNIATQTADIIAEKLAQKVKRQNKKLSALELSDLYISKSNIAYTGDWKEERTLKNLPSFLENFIENDVLSKSPKRLRAEAKKAGKKDVKPEEKKGKPARHEHCYALVISMSAIRACDVHRATRSMEAGSMKLISKNRLKDDIKNLKSSRCRILAGTPGRIKRILEVEKSPLKGTEIKAVICDCYLDSKLQNLWDTPDTIRTLRKIIDGNKDVRIYLY; from the coding sequence ATGACTGGTGAAGACGATCTTAACGACGGCTTGGATTATAAGTTTGAGGCATCTGAGGATGAAGGTGTGAGTGTTCCtaaggaaaatgaagatcAGAGTGATAACGAACAGAAAACTGAgcaggaagaggaagaaaaaaagtccAAAAGTAATAAGAGGAAGAACACTGACAAGGAAAAGCttaaggaaaagaagaaaagaaagttggAATACGACACggcagaaaagaagaatatagCAACTCAAACAGCTGACATCATTGCCGAAAAATTAGCACAAAAGGTGAAGagacaaaacaaaaaattatcaGCATTGGAACTCAGTGATTTATATATCAGCAAAAGTAACATAGCCTACACCGGTGACTGGAAGGAGGAGAgaactttgaaaaatttacctagctttttggaaaatttcATCGAAAATGATGTCTTATCGAAATCACCAAAAAGACTTCGGGCTGAAGCTAAGAAGGCTGGCAAAAAGGACGTGAAaccagaagaaaaaaaggggaaaCCGGCAAGGCACGAGCACTGCTATGCATTGGTTATATCTATGTCTGCAATTAGAGCGTGCGATGTTCACCGTGCAACACGATCTATGGAGGCTGGATCTATGAAACTTATCTCGAAAAACAGACTTAAAGATGATATCAAAAATCTAAAATCAAGCAGGTGTCGAATTCTTGCAGGTACCCCAGGTAGAATCAAAAGAATTCTTGAAGTTGAGAAGTCACCTTTAAAAGGAACAGAGATCAAAGCCGTGATTTGTGACTGCTACCTGGATTCTAAGCTGCAAAACTTGTGGGACACACCGGATACAATTAGAACACTTAGGAAGATTATCGATGGCAACAAAGATGTGCGCATATACTTATATTAA